tttatttattagagaAGGTATTCCTATGTAACTAAAAGCGATGCAATATATTACCAAAGTTTGAGTATAAcctcttaaatatatatatatatatatacacatacctGAAGGATATTAAATACGTTTGagaaattatatgagatgaaaattttgtaaatgagGTTTGTGAATAGCTacgaaataatttgaattaaatatttcttagattttgaaaaaagagagaaaaaaagttgaataaaaaataatataaagttaaattatcgttataatatagttttttaatattatttttctttgaaaatttaaaaaagttgttttatattttattttttatttgaaagtttgaaaaaattgtaataattaatttaaaagtatttatatttgagtaatctttagaaaagaaatgagatgagataaaaaagaattttgagataaaatagttttttaaacAAACGGGCTAACTATTTAAGACATTTAAATTGTATGATCGGACTactttgaatattatatatattatagtttacgTGTCGTGGAAAACGCATGGAAAATGCAGCCAAAGATCAAGTGTCAaacaagaaattattttttactttgtaatatactttttaattatacaaaataaaatgtaCTTGTATATATAGAGGGATGAGAtgttacataataaaatattactttttacgTAAATTACCAAAGCCCAAGCAATTTCAAAGGAATCTTGTATAACTCTTCCTCGCTATTTAACAGGAACGCCACTCACAAATTAAACACTCCCCACATCACCAAAGCCCCCAGCAACATCAGCGCCTGAGTCTTCTTCTGATCCAGTGCTCCGTCCCGATATcctcctcatcatcatcatcatggcTCAGCAAATTCCAGCTCCAGTTCCAACTGCCGCACAGTTTGCCAACCCTCTTCCCGTCATCTCCACTAAATACTGTACACCTTACTCCATTATTCTTGCGGTTGTCAAAAAAGTGATGACCATATCCGGTGGTGGCTTTGTTGTCACAGACACCAACAACACCGTCATTTTCAAAGTGGAAGGAAAGTTAATGACCTTTCATGATCAGCGTGTTCTGCTTGATGCTGATGGAATGCCTATTGTCACTCTTCGACAGAAGGTTAATTAATTTGgctgataatatatatttcatcatAAACACACGTAACATCTTTTTCCCCAAGTATTGGTTTTGTTATACATTTTCTTATATTcgattatataattatataatctcTGGAAATTGCGATTGACGATGATGTTTGTTTGCGTAGAGAATGACTGCACATCACAGATGGAATGTGTACAGGGGCAAAAGCAAAGAGCCCGGTGATCTAATTTTTTCTGTTCAGCGATCTTCAATGATTCAATTGAAGGCCAAGTTACATGTGTTTTTGGCAAATAACACAGAGAAAAAGGTATGCGACTTCATGGTTGAAGGGACTTGGGCTGAAAAAACATGTGTCGTTTATACCGGAGATCGTACCAATATACTCGCCAAGGTAATTTAGCTGGCTTTCGCTTATAGCTTGTTTTCAACGAATAGAACATGTGATGATGTTTATATTAGAGAGAAGAAGTCCAATTACTTGGTTCTTAacttcataaaattaattagatcTTGAAAGTTTAAGAacctatatataatagaaactAATTGAATTGATTATCGTGGGAATTAAAATGCATGCAGATGGAAAAGGAGACCACCATTGGAAATGCTCTGATCGGAAAAGACAAGTACTCGGTGACTGTTTGTCGTAAcgttgattatgcattcatagtTGCACTTATTGTGATTCTAGACGACATGAACCACATAAGCGACAGGGATGAACTAGCCATCAATATAGGCAAGACCATGGTTGGACTACCACCGACATTGGCTGGACTACCACCGACATTGGCAGATTTTGGGGCAGATTTTGGGCTTCAGGTGAGACACAAATTTTCATctgattttatttcatctcatctatcttatttacaaacataatttaaatacaaaatttttaaactaatcattacaactttttcaaactttcaaataaaaaataattacaattttttcaaatttttaaacaaaaataatattataaaactatattcttataatattttaactttatgttattttttagaataatgatagccttaccaaatcattttttccactcttttaccactttttttaatttttaatttttttaaaaaaaaaaatttttacttaatgattaagcaagtgactatcactaaaattatatatttttaaaattttttcttaatggttaaggatgttaaaaaaatacttaaaagaaaatgataaaaaaataaatacactacaagtggtaaaatagtagtaagagggtggtaagtgtatcattaccctattttttattcaaatttttctctctttttttaaaactcaaaaaatattcaactcaaactatatcaatattatttacaaactatcttattatttttcacaaaattttcatctcatctcactctccaAATCAACCCAATGtaagaaattaaatattaaagcaAGTGTATTTAAATATACATTAGCTGAGTAATGATGGATGGACAGGTAGGTTTTCTACATAAATAAATGAGTTAGTTTGTACTAAGTTGAATGCGCATCCAGCTTGTACTAGTTAGTTGAATGTGAATAAATAAATGTGCATCAGATTAGAGTTATTGGGCTCATAACGACTTGGACGTCTACGTGGTTTAGTCAGCATTCGATATCAACTTCTAGGCAAGAAGATTGTATATCCAAGATGGAGTTTGATAATATGCGTAATGAATTAATCGAGTTGTAGAACTTAGTGAACAccttcatgcatgcatatgttaATACTCATGTATGTTTGGTTGATATTAATcgaaattgttttaaattttttggacCCTCATTAGAATTTCTGTGCAGACTTTAGTCCAACAACAAATAGATGATGAAGAgcaagagaaagatgaagatgtgCAAAAAACTAATGATGAAGTGCAAGAGAAAGAGATCGAAGAGAACGAGAATgagaattgagttatattttaaatcaaatgaaAGTACGGATCTTGATCTATATATGCCAAGAAACATGGGACCAACTTTCAGTAGTCATTTcccctttatttgttttatctttTCTGCTAGCTTTGTGCTAACCTAGTGTTTGGGATATTGTTTGTTGGGGTCTCCCCCatagtttatattatattcactacaagaaataaagcTTTTATTGACGAAATATTTAGCGACGATATTAAAATCGTAGCTAAAGGTTTATTTTTagtgaagaaaattttaaattcgtcgctaatattatttttaacgaCCAAAATTGTATCGTCATTTATATTGGTCACAAATATATAAGCGGGAAAATTTTCCACCAAATGAAAAAGTAATTGTGACGATAGTTATAGAACTAGCAACAACTATAATTGTCGCTAATAATTTTGCTATAGTAGAGTATTGCCAACTAGTTTGGTTTTGTcgtaaataataagttttaatGAAAccgtaattttttttcaattttaatcttatagTCAACCTTTTGCGAcccaatttatttttgtaaaaagtaaTGTTTTAATGACGATACAAAACTCATAGCTAAAAGTTTATCTTTTGTGAGAGAAACTTTAAATTCGTCGTTGATATCACTTTTAACGACCAAAATTATATTGCCATTTATATTGGCTACAAATACGTAAGCggaaattttaaattcatcgcTAATATTACTTGTAACGACCAAAATTGTACCGTCATTTAGATTGGTCGCAAATACATTAGCGAGAAAATTTCCTACCAAATGAGAAAGTAATTCTGACGATAATTATGGAACTAGCAACGACTATAATCTTCGCTAATAATTTTGATGTTGTAGAGTATTGCCAACTAGTTGGGTTTTGTcgtaaataataagttttaatgaaactataatttttttgtcaatTTTAGTCTTATAATAGATTTTTTGCGACCCAATTTATCTTTGCAAAATGTAATGCCCTAGCGATGATACAAAACTCGTAGCTAAAGGTTTATCTTCAAtgaaaaaaactttaaatttgttatttatatcacttttaatgaccaaaattATACCGTCATTTATATTGGTCACAAATATATTAACAGGAAAATTTCCAACTAAATGAAAAAGTAATTGCGATGACATTTATAGAATTAGCAACGACTATAATTATCACTAATAATCTTGCTGCAGTAGAGTATTGCCAGTAAGttacattttatcataaataataaattttagtgAAGCTATAGTTTTTTGtcaattataatctaataattGACTTTTTACTACCTAATTTATCTTCGCAAAAGCTAATGTTTTAGCGACGATATAAAACTCATAAATAAAGGTTTATCCTCAATGAAAAAAACTTTAAACTTATCACTATTATCACTTTTAACAATTAAAGTTATACCTTCATTTATATCGATCACAAATACATGAGTGAAAAAATTTCTTGTTAAATGAgaaagtaattaaattttatatttatttccaaTAACTGATATCACATTTCAATCCAAATCAAGCCTTAAAagccattttttttcctttaaggACTATCACATTGGTTTTTTACGATGAGTTCCTCTTTGGAACGGAACTTCCGATGGAATGAGTTTAATGGAAGCGAGTAATAAG
This genomic interval from Carya illinoinensis cultivar Pawnee chromosome 10, C.illinoinensisPawnee_v1, whole genome shotgun sequence contains the following:
- the LOC122278719 gene encoding protein LURP-one-related 10-like is translated as MAQQIPAPVPTAAQFANPLPVISTKYCTPYSIILAVVKKVMTISGGGFVVTDTNNTVIFKVEGKLMTFHDQRVLLDADGMPIVTLRQKRMTAHHRWNVYRGKSKEPGDLIFSVQRSSMIQLKAKLHVFLANNTEKKVCDFMVEGTWAEKTCVVYTGDRTNILAKMEKETTIGNALIGKDKYSVTVCRNVDYAFIVALIVILDDMNHISDRDELAINIGKTMVGLPPTLAGLPPTLADFGADFGLQTLVQQQIDDEEQEKDEDVQKTNDEVQEKEIEENENEN